Sequence from the Flavobacteriales bacterium genome:
TTGATACCTACAAAATACAGCCCTTTGGGCAGCGCTCCTTTTTTATGCCTCAGAAAAATTTATTTTGGACGGGTGTGCGACAGTACAGAACTATGGTTCCGTTGGTTGATTTTCTTGGATATATAAGTGTTTTCATTTCCTACAATTTTGATTATCACAAAATTACGGTGACACGTAGGGTCCTGAAAACGTAAAAGAGAGCAGTAGGGCGTAAAAGAGAGCATCAAGTCAGTCACAAATCTCCACGTCCAGATTTGTGTCTCTTTTGTTCCTCTTTTAATGCATCGAAATGCACTGAATTGATTCTACCTAAAAAACAAAAGCCTGACAATCAACTAGTTTGCCAGGCCTTGCTTTGAAATACTACAATAATAGTTGCCCGACTAGGACTCGAACTCTGGAGCCCAATTCTAATATTCCCGAAAATAGCCATTTTACGGATCAATCAGAATCTTCGGCGATTCCGAGCCCTTCCTACGAAATATTGTGAAGGGTCCGAACCTCGAACCACTCTAATTGGGTTTTCGTCAAGTCGGACATAAGCCCTATTATTTCTTCGTAAATGTTGACGGAACTTCCACATCCGGCCGTTAGGCCGAAACTATAATTAACAAGACCATGTGTTACACAGCGAAACTGAGTAGCGAAAGCGAATACATGAAGGACTAATATTAGGATTTGGATTGAGGAGACTGTGGTATTGGTTACCACGAGGCCATCAGTTGCGGATCACCGCTACACTGTCTTCACGTAAACGAACTTTGAGCCAGCGCGACATTTGCTCTTCCATTTCGGACATATCACGACTTTTTAGGCCTGTCTTCCAATGTACCAAGACCACGCATAACGTGTCGGTCCGGGTAAAGTCCGTTCCATAGGCCTGTCCAAAACTAAAGCGCTCTAAATCTTCATACTGCGCTTTAAGTTCGCGTCCGATCGCTTTAAAAGGAAGGGTGTCCCGTGCCAATCCGGATATCTGCATCACCAACTCGCTGATTCTTCGTTCGCGTTCGGCCAGGGCTTCCTGATTTTTGTAATAGAGATCGGAAAAAGTCTCGGCCCTAAAATCATTAAGTACATTTTGATAGACCGCCGGGTCGAATCGGGCCGATTGCACCACCTTGAGCTGAGCATCTTCGAGGCCGTATTCCGGTAATCGCGCTACCCATTGTTCTTTGATCTCGGGCGGAACACTCTTTCCGCCTTCAAACACTACTACGATCTCTTGTCGTTCACCCGAGTATTCCAGCATGCGATCCGTAACCAGGTTTTCGTCGTACTTGACCACCTCGCTTATGAACATATTGGCGCGTCGGTAGAAGAGCGATTCTTGCACTACATTGTAAAAGATCCACAGTGAAGGGAGAATAATGAGTACGCTAAATACGAGGATCAGCCTTCGCGCTCTGCGCTCCTTTACCGGGTCGAGGATCTCCACCATCGGAAAGCGCAAGTAGCGCACTACAATCACCGTAGCCAAACAAATGAATATGGAATTCAAAATGAAGAGGTAGAACGCGCCGAAGAAATAGTGAAACTGCCCGGTAGCGAGTCCAAATCCGGCCGTACATAAAGGAGGCATCAAAGCCGTGGCAATGGCCACCCCCGGAATTACGTTTGTTTTCTCTTTTCTCGAACCGGCCATGATCCCGGCCAACCCGCCAAAGAAAGCTACGAACACATCGAGCAGGGTGGGATTGGTGCGAGCCAATAATTCCGATTGAGCATCACTCAATGGCGTTAAAAAAAAGTAACTCGTGGAGGTAAGTACCGCAATGATGGTCATGGTCGCAAAGGACCTCAGGGACCTTCTTAGCGTTGGAACATCGTTGGTGCCCAGCGATAAGCCTACACCCAAAATGGGTCCCATGAGCGGGCTTATCAACATGGCTCCGATGATCACTGCACCGGAGTTGGTGTTGAGTCCTATAGAGGCGATGTAAATAGAGAAAACAAGGATCCAAACATTGTGGCCCTTAAAGTCGATATCGCGTTTAATACCCGCAGTGGTGTTCTCTGCATCCGTGCCTTCGGTGATGTCGATCACCCGTCGAGCATATGCCAAAAGCATGAGGAACAATCTCCGTGGACCATGTACTACCTTTTCTTCCGTTTCATCAGACATGAACGAAAGATAACTTTTTCTCTAGTTCAATGGTACGGCCTCAAACGTATTTATCGCCCTTTTCGATCTTGGCTTCGGCGACGAACTGCTTGATCATTTGCTCGTCGTCCTTTTTACAGATGAGGAGCGCATTATTCGTATTTACCACGATAAAGTCCTCCAAGCCCTGGATCACGACGAGCTTGTCGCCCGAAGTACTTACCAAATTGCGCTTGCTATCGTACATCATCACGTTTTTTCCGCCGACCACGGCATTTCCGTTTCCGTCGTGCTCGACATGCGTGTAAAGCGACCCCCAAGTCCCGAGGTCCGACCATCCGAACTCGGCCGGAACCGTATACACGTTCCTTGCCTTTTCCATGATACCGTAGTCAATGGAGATGTTCTTGCACGATGGGTAAATGCGTCCTATGAATTCCGATTCTTTCTCGGTATTCAAAAGGTCTGCTCCTTCTTGAAACAGTTGACCAACCTCCAGAAGGTGGTCGTCGAAGGCCTTGATGATGCTCTTAGCGCTCCATATGAAGATACCGCTGTTCCAGAGGAAGTCGCCACTTTCCAGGAACTTTTTAGCCAATTCGAGATCGGGCTTCTCAGTGAACGTCTTCACTTTGCTCACCTCTTCAATATCGAGCGATTGCCCCTCCTTGTACTGTATGTAACCGTATCCGGTATCGGGTCGGCTAGGGCGAATTCCCAAGGTCAGGAGCACGTCGTTATTCGCTGCGGTCTCCACGGCCAAATCGATCACCCGAACGAACTCATCTTCTTTAAGGATAAGGTGATCCGATGGAGCTACCACGATGTTAGCATCCGGATCGAGCCCTTGGATCTTGTACGCCGCGTAGGCCACGCATGGAGCTGTATTTCGGCGCGCCGGTTCAAGCAGGATCTGATCGCCACCTATCTCGGGCAATTGCTTCTTCACCAAGTCCTTGTACTGCGCGTTGGTCACGATGAAAACCTGACCCTTTGGCGTAAAGCGCAGCATGCGCTCGTAGGTCTGTTGGATCAGCGTTTGACCTGTGCCCAGTATGTCGAGAAATTGTTTTGGATAGTTTGTGCGGCTCATTGGCCAAAATCGACTGCCGATACCGCCAGCCATGATGACACTATATGTGTGGGTGTTCATCGATTCGGTTTTGATGGGGCAAAGCTAAGAAAATCGATTCACGATGGGAGCCAGCCCTTGAACTAAATACCACCTACCACTACTGATTTCCTGACATTTATACCTCGATCGCTGCTTTTCGCCCCGGCGAAATCGACGTCCGTTGCTCAAGGTAAATTCAACCCCTTCGTCCAACATCGATACGGTCTTTACCTGCTCACTTTCATCGTCATAAACCCTGAAGGCCTCGATGAGTTCGTGGTCGCTGAAGGTCGTTGCTTTAGGGTTGCGCAGGTGTCGTTGCCACACCCTACGCAATTCAGCGGGCACCCAGTCTGCCTCGGTCAGAGGCCACATGATGTCCCTAAAGGTCGTTTTCCATTCGGCCCCGTGAGGTGCAACCCGCTTGCGATACCTTTCGTGAACGTGCAAATGCGCGATCTCGTGCACCAGGACCCAAAGGAAGTGGTAGGGGTTCAAATTGCCGTTCACGCTGATCCGATGTACGTGCCGATCGGGTCTAAAGTCACCCGTTTTGGTACGCCTTGCCCGCGCAACATGCACATCCACCCGATAGGGTGCAAGCAACTCGGAAATGTAGGTTTCCGCCTGCGGCGGGATTCGCAACTCCCACCCCATTTACGCCAGTAATTGATAGGTGATCAAACTGGCGATGTAGGCCATGGCGCCCATGAACAGGAATTGTGCGAGGGGCCATTTCCAACTATTGGTTTCGCGGCGAACGACCGCCACGGTGCTCATGCACTGTAATGCAAAGGCGTAGAACACCATGAGCGATACGCCCGTAGGTAGCCCGTATTGTTTCTTACCCGAGATCTGATCGACCTCCGATTGCATTTTTTCACGAATACTGGTTTCGTTATCGGGATCGCCAACGCTGTAGATGGTGGCCATGGTTCCTACGAAGACCTCTCGTGCAGCAAAACTGGTGATGAGGGCAATACCGATCTTCCAGTCGTAGCCGAGCAGTCGAATGACCGGTTCAATTGTTTTTCCGACGATTCCGGCATAGGAAGCCTCGAGCTTTTCGCTCCCTTTGGCTGCCGCCAGATCGGCTGAAAGCCCGCCTTCGACTAGTTCGATGGAGTCGTATTTCTCCTCGATCTTTTGCATGCGGTCACCGGGTCCGTAGCTCGACAGGAACCACAATACGATCGAAATCGCAACGATGATCTTTCCGGCGTTGAACAAGAAGATGCGCACCTTTTCGAGCAGCGTGTAGCCTATGGTTTTCCAATCGGGCCACTTGTACCCGGGGAGTTCCATTACGAAAAAGCTGCGGTCGGCCTCGTTGAGCCAGAGGTTGAGCAAGAATGCTACTACTATCGCTGCAACGAACCCGAGAAGGTACAGGCCCATGAGGATGAGCCCTTGGACATTGAATATACCCCAACGGGCCTCGGACGGGATCACGAGTGAGATCAGAAGCGTGTACACCGGCAAGCGGGCACTGCAGCTCATGAGCGGTGTAATAAGAATGGTAATGAGGCGCTGTTTCCAGCCGCTGATGCTCCGGGTGGCCATGATGGCCGGAATCGCACAGGCGAATCCGCCCACGAGCGGAATCACACTACGGCCATTGAGTCCGAATCGCCGCATGAGTTTGTCCATCATAAAGCTCACCCGCGACATATAGCCCGTGTCTTCGAGCAAAGCGATAAAGAAGAACAGGAAGGCGATCTGCGGCACAAAGACCACAACGCCGCTGAGACCCGCCAAGACCCCATCGAGAAGAAGTCCGGTCAGGATCCCGGGCGGAAGTGCTTCGGCCAAATACTCGGTAAGTCCGGTGAACACGTATTCGATCCATTCCATGGGGAAAGTGGCCCAGCTAAATACCGCCTGAAACATCACGAACAAGATCGATAAGAAGATCACATATCCCCAGACCTTGTGGGTGATGACGTTATCGATCTTGTCAGTGAGGTGCTCGCGCGGACTCTTGGCCTGACGCACATTTCGGGCGATGATCCCCGGAATGAGTTCGTATCGCTTCTTGCTTTCATCGGCCTGAAAGCGGTAGGGCCTAAACTCGTGTTCCTTTACTAACTCCTGTATGTGCTCACTGCGATCCGGGTGGTTCTTGAAGTAGCTGATGAACTTGTGGTTACACGCGACCTGAAAAGCCGCATAGTCGCTGTTCACCTTCACGGCTTCACGCACTCGCTCGAGCAATTCGGGCGAGAAATCGCGCACGTGAATGAAGTCTTTGTTCGCCCTTTCGGGCGGATGTGCAATGAGGTCGCGCAGCTGGCGTACATCGAATTTCTTTCTGGCGTTTAGTAACACCACCGGTACTCCGAGTTCTTTTTCCAGCTGTTCGATGTTGAATTGCAGCCCATCTTTTTCGGCTAGGTCCGCCATGTTGAGCGCCAGCACGGTGGGTAAGTTGAGCTCTATGACCTGAGTGGCCAAGAAGAGGCACCTAGGCATGTTTGTGCTGTCGGCCACCACGATCACCTGATCGGGATAATCCGGATTCTCGGGGTCACAAAGCACCTCAAAGGTCACCAGTTCATCCACCGACTTGGGATATAGACTATAGGTCCCAGGCAGATCGATGATCTCGAATTTTTCTTTGACACCTGCATCGTCCCGTAGGGACAGAGAGCCCGTTTTTTTGTCTACGGTTACTCCCGGAAAATTACCCACGTGCTGGTTGAGCCCGGTGAGCGCGTTGAACAGGGTGCTTTTACCGCTGTTCGGATTTCCGATGAGGGCGATTTTCTTGTGGTTGGAGGCCAAGCCTATTGAATTTTCTCGATACCTACTGCCGACGCTTCATCGAC
This genomic interval carries:
- a CDS encoding mannose-1-phosphate guanylyltransferase, translated to MAGGIGSRFWPMSRTNYPKQFLDILGTGQTLIQQTYERMLRFTPKGQVFIVTNAQYKDLVKKQLPEIGGDQILLEPARRNTAPCVAYAAYKIQGLDPDANIVVAPSDHLILKEDEFVRVIDLAVETAANNDVLLTLGIRPSRPDTGYGYIQYKEGQSLDIEEVSKVKTFTEKPDLELAKKFLESGDFLWNSGIFIWSAKSIIKAFDDHLLEVGQLFQEGADLLNTEKESEFIGRIYPSCKNISIDYGIMEKARNVYTVPAEFGWSDLGTWGSLYTHVEHDGNGNAVVGGKNVMMYDSKRNLVSTSGDKLVVIQGLEDFIVVNTNNALLICKKDDEQMIKQFVAEAKIEKGDKYV
- the feoB gene encoding ferrous iron transport protein B, which codes for MASNHKKIALIGNPNSGKSTLFNALTGLNQHVGNFPGVTVDKKTGSLSLRDDAGVKEKFEIIDLPGTYSLYPKSVDELVTFEVLCDPENPDYPDQVIVVADSTNMPRCLFLATQVIELNLPTVLALNMADLAEKDGLQFNIEQLEKELGVPVVLLNARKKFDVRQLRDLIAHPPERANKDFIHVRDFSPELLERVREAVKVNSDYAAFQVACNHKFISYFKNHPDRSEHIQELVKEHEFRPYRFQADESKKRYELIPGIIARNVRQAKSPREHLTDKIDNVITHKVWGYVIFLSILFVMFQAVFSWATFPMEWIEYVFTGLTEYLAEALPPGILTGLLLDGVLAGLSGVVVFVPQIAFLFFFIALLEDTGYMSRVSFMMDKLMRRFGLNGRSVIPLVGGFACAIPAIMATRSISGWKQRLITILITPLMSCSARLPVYTLLISLVIPSEARWGIFNVQGLILMGLYLLGFVAAIVVAFLLNLWLNEADRSFFVMELPGYKWPDWKTIGYTLLEKVRIFLFNAGKIIVAISIVLWFLSSYGPGDRMQKIEEKYDSIELVEGGLSADLAAAKGSEKLEASYAGIVGKTIEPVIRLLGYDWKIGIALITSFAAREVFVGTMATIYSVGDPDNETSIREKMQSEVDQISGKKQYGLPTGVSLMVFYAFALQCMSTVAVVRRETNSWKWPLAQFLFMGAMAYIASLITYQLLA
- a CDS encoding SprT-like domain-containing protein is translated as MGWELRIPPQAETYISELLAPYRVDVHVARARRTKTGDFRPDRHVHRISVNGNLNPYHFLWVLVHEIAHLHVHERYRKRVAPHGAEWKTTFRDIMWPLTEADWVPAELRRVWQRHLRNPKATTFSDHELIEAFRVYDDESEQVKTVSMLDEGVEFTLSNGRRFRRGEKQRSRYKCQEISSGRWYLVQGLAPIVNRFS
- a CDS encoding DUF389 domain-containing protein, producing the protein MSDETEEKVVHGPRRLFLMLLAYARRVIDITEGTDAENTTAGIKRDIDFKGHNVWILVFSIYIASIGLNTNSGAVIIGAMLISPLMGPILGVGLSLGTNDVPTLRRSLRSFATMTIIAVLTSTSYFFLTPLSDAQSELLARTNPTLLDVFVAFFGGLAGIMAGSRKEKTNVIPGVAIATALMPPLCTAGFGLATGQFHYFFGAFYLFILNSIFICLATVIVVRYLRFPMVEILDPVKERRARRLILVFSVLIILPSLWIFYNVVQESLFYRRANMFISEVVKYDENLVTDRMLEYSGERQEIVVVFEGGKSVPPEIKEQWVARLPEYGLEDAQLKVVQSARFDPAVYQNVLNDFRAETFSDLYYKNQEALAERERRISELVMQISGLARDTLPFKAIGRELKAQYEDLERFSFGQAYGTDFTRTDTLCVVLVHWKTGLKSRDMSEMEEQMSRWLKVRLREDSVAVIRN